ATCCCTTAACCCCTGCAAGGTAGTAGTAACATGAATTGTGGCACCACTATCTAACCACCAAAAATCAATAGGAACATCAACTAGATTAGATTCAAAACAAACACAATCTAAAGGAGTACCTgattgttttttcttcttctctagcAAAATCTTAAATTTGTGACAATCAGTTCTTCTATGGCCCATTTTATCACAGAAGAAACACTTAACATTAACATACTTTGATTGGGCATTCTCCTTTTTCTATCCATTGTTATGCTCCTTTTTATTGTCAGTGTTCTTAGAAGTGTTGTTCCTTTGATTTTTGAATCTCCCTTTTCATTTATCTGGCTTGAGGTGAGAAACATAATGAGCTAACTCATTCTTCTCCTTTTTCAGCTTGTTTTCCTCAGCCACACACTTCAAAATTAGGTCATTTATGCTCCATGTTTGATTATAAGTGTTGTAGGTTGTCTTAATAAGACTGAAAGATGTAGGAAGAGCATTGAGAGCATGATGGATAATATAGGAATCAGATAGAGGAATCTTACGATCTTTTAGCTTTGATTGAACATTGACAATTTCCAGAATGAAGTCCCTCACTCCTTTAGTTTCATCATACTTGATGGTTTGAACCTCATCCATAAGAGATCCAGTTTCAACATTCTCACAAGTGTCATATAATTTTCCCACATTAGTTAAAACCTCTTTGGCATTAGTTGTCTCATGCAGACCACTCAAAAGATGTTCAGGAATCGATCTTTTCATCGCTATTAGACTGAGACGATTTGACTTTTTCCATTGTGCATGGAGAGTTCTCTGGGCAGTAGTGCTAACATCAGTTGGAGTAGTAGGTTGATCTTCATGCATGCATAGGTCCAAGTCCATGATTCTAAAACTAAAATCTACATCTCGTTTCAACTTCTTGTAGTTGGACCCAGTCAAAATTTGAATGGAAGCATTGTTGTTGTTCACTGAAAAATAAACTACAAGATAAaaggaaaatgacaaaacttgatgaaactatgagcatatcaagaaaatatataaatagagtCAAGATGGTCATCACAAACTCCGTTTTGGGGTGAGAATATAACATACATATGATCTATTTCCATGAAGGTAAAtagaaaaacaatataaaaattaaaaatttattactTTTGGGGAAATAAATTCTCAAAGCGTatatattaattcaaaataaacaaaatacacataaaaaattattacctttgggcAAATAATTTTAGACATGTATTATAATCAACACACATTATGagacattaattaatttatatatatataattacctcCTTTGGGTAAGTAATTATACATATCAATTATCCAAGAAACATATTTTCTATAAACTGATGAAATTTGGCGATAaaacaatcattgaaaaataatataattaaatcactttgatgataataattataatattttcaaccaaattccaaaaaaattaaaagataTTGCTCATTAAATGAATGAAGGATCAAAACAATGTGTCCCACCATAACACATTATTTGGTCATCAAGTTGGTTATTTTAAAACAACAAAGaatatagaattttttttatgaaaatcatGTCCTATTGTTGGAGTGGAGAGTATACACAAAAAAATTGGTTGTTCAAGAGAGTGAGTATGTTCAAAGGAATgaacaaatatccaaataattTTCTGTgattcaaattttttgaaaaaacattataaattatttattaatgttTTTATGATAGTGGAAATGAGATTAATTCCATAATATTatgttaaaaattgaaaaaataaaataaaaatcacagAAAACTCATAAATTAAATTCTATTAATGTTGGAAAAATAAACGTCAAAAAACAACGTCGGAAGACGCTGCACGCGCCGCCTGCCACGAGTGGGCATTGACGGAAGAGGT
The genomic region above belongs to Humulus lupulus chromosome 1, drHumLupu1.1, whole genome shotgun sequence and contains:
- the LOC133821559 gene encoding uncharacterized protein LOC133821559; protein product: MDESVYFSVNNNNASIQILTGSNYKKLKRDVDFSFRIMDLDLCMHEDQPTTPTDVSTTAQRTLHAQWKKSNRLSLIAMKRSIPEHLLSGLHETTNAKEVLTNVGKLYDTCENVETGSLMDEVQTIKYDETKGVRDFILEIVNVQSKLKDRKIPLSDSYIIHHALNALPTSFSLIKTTYNTYNQTWSINDLILKCVAEENKLKKEKNELAHYVSHLKPDK